A region from the Chanodichthys erythropterus isolate Z2021 chromosome 5, ASM2448905v1, whole genome shotgun sequence genome encodes:
- the slc30a10 gene encoding zinc transporter 10, translating to MGRYSGKTCRLILMLVITVIFFVAEIVAGYMGNSIALVSDSFNMLSDILSLCVGLTAARVARRAGSGRFTYGMGRAEVVGALANAVFLAALCFSVSMESLKRLAQPQAIDDPPLVLIVGSLGLAVNVVGLLIFQDYSCLCAKRQKDASVPRKDEEDAAEEEAGLQEEKAEKEGPPLNIRGVLLHVLNDALGSVVVVVASALFYVWPLAPESPCNWQCYVDPSLTLVMVAIIMSSAVPLVKETAGILLQMSPVDLPLSAVLESVCKLPGVLSVHEAHVWELAKGRNVASLHVRVSPDLHDQCWAAGTSGLHAQILQVFHRAGVHSVTVQLERGEGEQDAGRCSAPCVSPACMKLSCCPGGASSVSVCNGNPSSPSRDVAVDMLHGGTALLREKDSQNEPEKYKESTKF from the exons ATGGGGCGCTACAGCGGGAAAACATGCCGCCTGATTTTGATGCTCGTCATCACCGTCATCTTCTTCGTGGCGGAGATCGTGGCGGGGTACATGGGCAACTCCATCGCGCTGGTGTCCGACTCCTTCAACATGCTTTCGGACATCTTGTCGCTGTGCGTCGGGCTGACGGCGGCGCGGGTGGCGCGGCGCGCGGGGTCGGGGCGCTTCACGTACGGGATGGGCCGCGCGGAGGTTGTGGGCGCGCTGGCCAACGCCGTGTTCCTGGCCGCGCTCTGCTTCTCAGTCTCCATGGAGTCGCTGAAGAGGCTCGCGCAGCCGCAGGCCATCGACGACCCGCCGCTGGTGCTGATCGTGGGCTCGCTGGGTCTGGCGGTGAACGTGGTGGGTCTGCTGATCTTCCAGGACTACAGCTGTCTGTGCGCGAAGCGGCAGAAGGATGCGTCGGTGCCGCGCAAGGATGAGGAGGACGCGGCGGAGGAAGAAGCAG GCCTCCAGGAAGAGAAGgctgagaaagaaggtcctcCGCTGAACATCAGAG GCGTTCTGCTCCATGTGTTGAATGACGCTCTGGGTtcggtggtggtggtggtggcgTCGGCTCTGTTTTACGTGTGGCCGCTGGCCCCCGAGAGCCCGTGTAACTGGCAGTGTTACGTGGACCCCAGTCTGACGCTCGTCATGGTGGCCATCATCATGTCATCTGCCGTCCCGCTGGTCAAAGAAACAGCCGGAATCCTGCTGCAGATGAGTCCCGTCGACCTGCCGCTGAGCGCCGTCC TGGAGAGCGTCTGTAAACTCCCCGGCGTGTTGAGCGTGCACGAGGCTCACGTGTGGGAACTGGCTAAAGGACGGAACGTGGCGTCGTTGCATGTCAGAGTGTCTCCTGACCTGCACGATCAATGTTGGGCGGCGGGAACATCCGGTCTTCATGCACAGATCCTGCAGGTGTTCCACCGGGCCGGGGTTCACAGCGTCACGGTTCAGCTGGAGCGCGGCGAGGGCGAGCAGGACGCCGGCCGCTGCAGCGCCCCCTGTGTGTCTCCCGCCTGCATGAAGCTCTCCTGTTGTCCTGGTGGCGCGTCCTCAGTGTCTGTGTGTAATGGAAACCCCTCCTCGCCCTCCAGGGACGTGGCTGTTGACATGCTGCACGGTGGAACCGCCCTGCTGAGGGAGAAAGACAGCCAGAACGAACCAGAAAAATACAAAGAAAGCACCAAGTTTTAA
- the LOC137020340 gene encoding protein yippee-like 5 isoform X2, whose product MGRIFLDHIGGTRLFSCANCDTILTNRSELISTRFTGATGRAFLFNKALNLQYSEVQDRVMLTGRHMVRDVSCKNCNSKLGWIYEFATEDSQRYKEGRVILERALVRESEGFEEHVPSDAS is encoded by the exons ATGGGCCGGATCTTCTTGGATCATATCGGTGGGACGCGCCTGTTTTCCTGCGCCAACTGTGACACGATCCTGACTAACCGCTCAGAGCTGATCTCAACCCGCTTCACAGGGGCCACAGGCAGAGCCTTCCTCTTCAACAAGGCAT TGAATCTGCAGTACAGCGAGGTTCAGGACCGTGTGATGCTGACCGGCAGACACATGGTGCGTGACGTCAGCTGTAAGAACTGCAACAGCAAGCTGGGCTGGATCTACGAGTTCGCCACCGAGGACAGTCAGCGCTATAAGGAGGGCCGCGTGATCCTGGAGCGGGCGCTGGTGCGGGAGAGCGAGGGCTTCGAGGAGCACGTGCCGTCAGACGCGTCCTGA
- the LOC137020340 gene encoding protein yippee-like 5 isoform X1 — translation MGRIFLDHIGGTRLFSCANCDTILTNRSELISTRFTGATGRAFLFNKVVNLQYSEVQDRVMLTGRHMVRDVSCKNCNSKLGWIYEFATEDSQRYKEGRVILERALVRESEGFEEHVPSDAS, via the exons ATGGGCCGGATCTTCTTGGATCATATCGGTGGGACGCGCCTGTTTTCCTGCGCCAACTGTGACACGATCCTGACTAACCGCTCAGAGCTGATCTCAACCCGCTTCACAGGGGCCACAGGCAGAGCCTTCCTCTTCAACAAG GTAGTGAATCTGCAGTACAGCGAGGTTCAGGACCGTGTGATGCTGACCGGCAGACACATGGTGCGTGACGTCAGCTGTAAGAACTGCAACAGCAAGCTGGGCTGGATCTACGAGTTCGCCACCGAGGACAGTCAGCGCTATAAGGAGGGCCGCGTGATCCTGGAGCGGGCGCTGGTGCGGGAGAGCGAGGGCTTCGAGGAGCACGTGCCGTCAGACGCGTCCTGA